The genomic stretch TCTGGGCTTCAACAACGGGATGGACGCGCTCAAGGAGATAGTCTCAGGCGGGATCGACATGGTGGTCACGGATATCGCCATGCCGGACATGGACGGCTATGAACTCTTTTGGCGGATCAAGGACCACGACCCGGAAATACCCGTGATCATGATGACCGGCTTCGGTTATGATCCCAACCACGTGCTGGTGCGGGCAAAATCGGACGGGATGCGGGACGTTCTCTACAAACCTTTCACGGCTGAAAAACTAATCGAGCTGATCGACCGGAGACTGAGGCCGGAAGGGGCTGTTTGATCAGCCACAGCTTCATCCGGAGGCATCTTTTAAACCGCTCTTGGCTCAGCGATCTGCT from Candidatus Syntrophosphaera sp. encodes the following:
- a CDS encoding response regulator, whose protein sequence is MLRIICIVDDEDDLIINLKIQLESLRPDWKILGFNNGMDALKEIVSGGIDMVVTDIAMPDMDGYELFWRIKDHDPEIPVIMMTGFGYDPNHVLVRAKSDGMRDVLYKPFTAEKLIELIDRRLRPEGAV